A region of Rhodanobacteraceae bacterium DNA encodes the following proteins:
- a CDS encoding PilT protein-like translates to MRVVDTSAWIEWLVDSALGRKLAAEIPAREQCIVPTLVQLELSKWLARETDEDRTDQVIAYTQKCIVVPMDTRIALLAADLCREHKLATADAIVYATAREQDADVLTCDAHFAKLPDVVYFRKST, encoded by the coding sequence ATGCGCGTCGTCGACACCTCGGCATGGATCGAATGGCTGGTCGACAGCGCGCTCGGCAGAAAGCTCGCCGCAGAGATTCCTGCCCGGGAACAGTGCATTGTGCCGACCTTGGTACAACTGGAGTTGTCCAAGTGGCTGGCGCGTGAAACCGACGAGGATCGCACCGATCAGGTAATCGCGTACACGCAAAAGTGCATCGTCGTGCCGATGGACACGCGCATTGCCTTGCTTGCGGCCGACCTGTGCCGCGAGCACAAGCTGGCGACCGCCGACGCCATCGTTTACGCCACGGCACGCGAACAGGACGCCGACGTGCTCACCTGCGATGCGCATTTCGCAAAATTGCCGGACGTCGTGTATTTCAGGAAATCCACCTGA
- a CDS encoding phosphopantothenoylcysteine decarboxylase/phosphopantothenate synthase, giving the protein MSARDHRHVLLGVSGGIAAYKACEVVRRLRDTGAEVRVVLTGNAERFVTALTFQALSGQPVRHGLWNAEAEMGMGHLELARWADAILIAPASADMLAKLAHGFADDLLSTLCLAATAPLAVAPAMNHRMWLHPATQANVATLRARGVAILGPANGPLAEGESGPGRMLEPQQLVQALLAPGGTHVA; this is encoded by the coding sequence ATGAGTGCCAGGGATCATCGACACGTCCTGCTCGGGGTGTCCGGGGGCATCGCCGCCTACAAGGCGTGCGAGGTGGTGCGCCGCCTGCGCGATACCGGCGCCGAAGTGCGCGTGGTGCTGACCGGGAACGCCGAGCGCTTCGTCACCGCACTGACGTTCCAGGCACTTTCCGGCCAGCCGGTGCGCCACGGCTTGTGGAATGCCGAAGCCGAGATGGGCATGGGCCACCTCGAACTCGCGCGCTGGGCCGACGCGATCCTGATTGCGCCGGCCTCCGCCGACATGCTGGCGAAACTCGCGCATGGCTTCGCCGATGATCTGCTTTCGACGCTGTGCCTCGCCGCGACCGCGCCGCTCGCGGTGGCGCCGGCGATGAACCACCGGATGTGGTTGCACCCGGCGACGCAGGCCAACGTCGCAACCCTGCGCGCACGCGGCGTCGCGATCCTCGGCCCCGCCAACGGTCCGCTCGCGGAAGGCGAGTCGGGACCAGGACGCATGCTGGAACCACAGCAACTGGTGCAGGCGTTGCTGGCGCCGGGCGGCACGCATGTCGCCTGA
- a CDS encoding Biosynthetic arginine decarboxylase, translating to MTNAWNIDAARATYSVAHWSDGYVDIGDDGRAVMRPRGADGPAIALDDAVKQARQLGLRLPLLLRFPDILLDRRARLREAFAGAMRVHGYAGGYTALYPIKVNQQRAVAGTLAQGPQSPRAADTGFGLEAGSKPELLAVLGLAQPGSLVVCNGYKDAEYIRIALIGRKLGIDVVIVIEKPSELEHVIAESKALGVEPKLGVRVRLASLGAGKWQNTGGDKSKFGLTPTQLLALVARLREAELTHTMHLLHFHMGSQISNLRDIASGMREAVRHFAELRAQGLPLDHVDVGGGLGIDYEGTRSRGECSINYDLDQYANAVVAPLAAACAEWNLPPPRVLTESGRAMTAHHAVLVVNVSEVEAAPDGALPPATDNEAPVLLALRDTLAALGTRPVREVWQDAQQYLHEGELLYAQGVLALAQRAKLDALFHAIALGVRARLRPDERSHREIIDALDVKLVDKYFCNFSVFESIPDVWAIDQIFPIMPLTRLDEQPTRRGTLADLTCDSDGRVDTYVESGDLDVSLPLHELRKGEPYRLGIFLVGAYQETLGDIHNLFGDTDAVNVRIDGDGFTLDGARRGDSADMLLDYVGYKPDDLRAAYREKIAAAGLQDNDAQRVEAALEAGLTGYTYLREA from the coding sequence ATGACGAACGCCTGGAACATCGATGCCGCCCGCGCCACTTATTCCGTCGCGCACTGGAGCGACGGTTACGTCGATATCGGCGACGACGGCCGCGCCGTGATGCGCCCGCGCGGTGCGGACGGCCCCGCGATCGCGCTGGACGATGCGGTCAAGCAAGCAAGGCAACTCGGCCTGCGCCTGCCGCTGCTGCTGCGCTTCCCGGACATCCTGCTGGATCGCCGCGCGCGCCTGCGCGAAGCGTTCGCGGGCGCGATGCGCGTGCATGGCTATGCGGGCGGCTACACCGCGCTGTACCCGATCAAGGTCAACCAGCAGCGCGCGGTCGCGGGCACGCTGGCGCAGGGTCCGCAGTCGCCGCGCGCGGCGGACACGGGATTCGGGCTGGAAGCCGGCTCCAAGCCGGAACTGCTGGCGGTGCTGGGCCTCGCGCAGCCGGGATCGCTGGTGGTGTGCAACGGTTACAAGGACGCCGAATACATCCGCATCGCGTTGATCGGGCGCAAGCTCGGGATCGACGTGGTGATCGTGATCGAAAAGCCGTCCGAACTCGAACACGTGATCGCGGAATCGAAGGCGCTGGGCGTCGAGCCGAAACTCGGCGTGCGCGTGCGGCTGGCGTCGCTGGGCGCCGGCAAGTGGCAGAACACCGGCGGCGACAAGAGCAAGTTCGGGCTGACACCGACCCAGTTGCTGGCGCTGGTCGCGCGCCTGCGCGAAGCGGAGCTGACGCACACCATGCACCTGCTGCACTTCCACATGGGTTCGCAGATTTCCAACCTGCGCGACATCGCGTCCGGGATGCGCGAGGCGGTGCGGCATTTCGCCGAACTGCGCGCGCAGGGCTTGCCGCTGGATCACGTGGACGTCGGCGGTGGGCTCGGCATCGATTACGAAGGTACGCGTTCGCGCGGCGAATGTTCGATCAACTACGACCTCGACCAGTACGCCAATGCCGTCGTCGCGCCGCTGGCCGCCGCCTGCGCGGAATGGAACCTGCCGCCGCCCCGCGTGCTCACCGAATCCGGCCGCGCGATGACCGCGCACCACGCGGTCCTGGTGGTCAACGTCAGCGAGGTCGAAGCCGCGCCGGACGGCGCGCTGCCGCCCGCTACTGACAACGAAGCGCCAGTGCTGCTTGCATTGCGCGACACCCTGGCGGCGCTGGGCACGCGGCCAGTGCGCGAGGTGTGGCAGGACGCGCAGCAATACCTGCACGAAGGCGAGCTGCTGTACGCGCAGGGCGTACTGGCCCTCGCGCAGCGCGCGAAACTCGACGCGCTGTTCCATGCGATCGCACTGGGCGTGCGCGCGCGCCTCCGGCCCGACGAGCGTTCGCACCGCGAGATCATCGACGCGCTCGACGTGAAGCTGGTGGACAAGTATTTCTGCAACTTCTCGGTGTTCGAATCGATTCCCGACGTGTGGGCGATCGACCAGATTTTCCCGATCATGCCGCTGACGCGTCTGGATGAACAACCGACCCGTCGCGGCACGCTGGCCGACCTCACCTGCGACTCCGATGGGCGCGTGGACACCTACGTCGAATCCGGCGACCTCGACGTCAGCCTGCCGCTGCACGAACTGCGCAAGGGCGAACCGTACCGGCTGGGTATCTTCCTGGTCGGCGCATACCAGGAAACCCTGGGCGACATCCACAACCTGTTCGGCGATACCGACGCGGTAAACGTACGCATCGACGGCGACGGCTTCACGCTGGACGGCGCGCGCCGCGGCGACTCCGCCGACATGCTGCTGGATTACGTCGGCTACAAACCCGACGACCTGCGCGCGGCGTACCGCGAAAAGATCGCCGCAGCGGGTTTGCAGGACAACGACGCGCAACGCGTCGAAGCCGCGCTGGAAGCGGGGCTTACCGGCTACACCTACCTGCGTGAAGCCTGA
- a CDS encoding UPF0758 family protein, which translates to MSIREWPSDERPREKLLARGAGALTAAELVAILLGSGIRGRSAVDMGRDLLARSGGLNALLKSDLAEMPGLGPAKRARLVAALELARRCLGEELAARPALVSPRDSAAFLKAQLAHKPYEVFACLFLDNRHRVLAFEELFRGTLDGASVHPREVVRASLKHNAAAVILAHNHPSGVAEPSAADRNITHQLRDALQLVGVRVLDHLVVGAGEPTSMAARGLI; encoded by the coding sequence ATGAGCATCAGGGAATGGCCGAGTGACGAACGTCCCCGCGAAAAGCTGCTGGCGCGCGGCGCCGGTGCGTTGACCGCCGCGGAGCTGGTGGCGATCCTGCTGGGCAGCGGCATTCGCGGCCGCAGCGCAGTGGACATGGGCCGCGACCTGCTGGCGCGCAGCGGCGGATTGAACGCGTTGCTGAAAAGCGATCTCGCCGAGATGCCGGGGCTGGGACCCGCCAAGCGCGCGCGCCTGGTCGCGGCGCTGGAACTGGCGCGGCGCTGCCTCGGCGAAGAACTCGCGGCGCGACCCGCGCTGGTCAGCCCGCGCGACAGTGCGGCGTTCCTGAAAGCGCAGCTCGCGCACAAACCCTACGAAGTCTTCGCCTGCCTGTTCCTGGACAACCGGCATCGGGTGCTGGCGTTCGAGGAATTGTTCCGCGGCACGCTGGACGGCGCCTCGGTGCATCCGCGCGAAGTGGTGCGCGCTTCGCTGAAGCACAATGCCGCGGCGGTGATCCTGGCCCACAACCACCCCTCCGGCGTGGCCGAACCCTCCGCCGCCGACCGCAACATCACCCACCAGTTGCGCGACGCCCTGCAACTGGTCGGGGTACGGGTGCTCGACCATCTGGTGGTCGGTGCGGGCGAGCCGACCTCGATGGCCGCGCGCGGGCTGATTTGA
- a CDS encoding transcriptional regulator, AbrB family: MTTTATLSSKFQISIPKAVREEQHWKAGQEFVFIPKGKGVLVMPVPEWKQLAGLAKGAKTGGYRDRSDRA, from the coding sequence GTGACCACAACCGCCACGCTTTCATCGAAATTCCAAATCTCCATTCCCAAGGCCGTGCGGGAAGAACAGCACTGGAAGGCCGGTCAGGAATTCGTGTTCATCCCCAAGGGCAAGGGCGTACTGGTGATGCCGGTACCGGAGTGGAAGCAGCTCGCTGGCCTCGCGAAAGGCGCGAAAACCGGCGGTTACCGCGATCGCTCGGATCGCGCCTGA
- a CDS encoding Spermidine synthase, whose protein sequence is MPSNWFTEQHEASGSSIGYRITAKLADEQTPFQHIEVYATTDWGNLMVIDGCTMLTTRDNFLYHEMMTHPALYTHKAPRNVVIIGGGDCGTLREVLRHPEVEAVTQIDIDERVTRLAEQHFPELCESNTDPRAKLLFDDGIKYMADAEPASLDVVIVDSTDPVGPAEGLFNAKFYANCFRALREGGILVQQSESPLVLLELIQSMHKAMREVGFSTTRTLPFPQPCYPTGWWSTTLARKGGDLETFRERDAANKPFATRYYNAAIHRATLAQPEFMRAALQD, encoded by the coding sequence ATGCCGTCCAACTGGTTCACCGAGCAGCATGAGGCTTCCGGCTCGTCGATCGGTTATCGCATCACCGCAAAACTCGCCGACGAACAAACGCCGTTCCAGCACATCGAGGTGTACGCGACCACCGACTGGGGCAACCTGATGGTGATCGACGGCTGCACGATGCTGACGACGCGCGACAATTTCCTGTACCACGAGATGATGACGCACCCGGCGCTGTACACGCACAAGGCGCCGCGCAACGTGGTGATCATCGGCGGCGGCGACTGCGGCACGCTGCGCGAGGTGCTGCGCCACCCGGAAGTCGAAGCGGTGACGCAGATCGACATCGACGAGCGCGTGACGCGGCTGGCGGAACAGCACTTCCCGGAACTGTGCGAATCCAACACCGATCCGCGCGCGAAGCTGCTGTTCGACGACGGCATCAAGTACATGGCCGACGCAGAACCCGCATCGCTGGACGTGGTGATCGTCGATTCCACCGACCCGGTCGGTCCCGCCGAAGGCTTGTTCAACGCAAAGTTCTACGCGAATTGCTTCCGCGCGCTGCGCGAAGGCGGCATCCTGGTGCAGCAATCGGAATCGCCGCTGGTGCTGCTGGAACTGATCCAGTCGATGCACAAGGCGATGCGCGAGGTCGGGTTCTCGACCACCCGCACCCTGCCGTTCCCGCAACCGTGCTATCCGACCGGCTGGTGGAGCACGACGCTGGCGCGCAAGGGCGGCGATCTGGAAACCTTCCGCGAACGCGATGCGGCCAACAAGCCGTTCGCGACGCGCTATTACAACGCCGCCATCCACCGCGCTACGCTGGCGCAGCCGGAGTTCATGCGCGCAGCCTTGCAGGATTGA
- a CDS encoding phosphopantothenoylcysteine decarboxylase/phosphopantothenate synthase, giving the protein MSPDASLAGLKVVIDAGPTYEDIDPVRFLGNRSSGKMGFAVAAAAAAAGAEVTLIAGPVSLPTPAGVARRVDVRSALQMRDAVMRAIPGADIFIATAAVADWRVAEYSSRKIKKGPSGAPVLELVENPDILAEVAALDPRPFVVGFAAETDHVAEHARAKLERKQLDMLAANHVDETVGIGADDNALDLIWPGGDESLPRASKPELAKALVARIAARYRAQAHA; this is encoded by the coding sequence ATGTCGCCTGATGCATCGCTCGCCGGACTCAAGGTCGTGATCGACGCCGGCCCGACCTACGAGGACATCGACCCGGTGCGTTTCCTCGGCAACCGCAGTTCCGGCAAGATGGGTTTCGCGGTCGCCGCCGCGGCCGCGGCCGCTGGCGCGGAAGTGACACTGATCGCGGGCCCGGTGAGCTTGCCGACACCCGCCGGCGTCGCACGCCGCGTCGACGTGCGCAGCGCGTTGCAGATGCGCGACGCGGTAATGCGGGCGATCCCTGGCGCCGACATCTTCATCGCCACCGCCGCGGTCGCCGACTGGCGCGTGGCCGAGTACTCGTCGCGCAAGATCAAGAAGGGGCCGTCCGGCGCGCCGGTGCTGGAACTCGTGGAGAATCCCGACATCCTCGCCGAAGTCGCGGCGCTCGATCCGCGCCCGTTCGTGGTGGGCTTCGCCGCCGAAACCGACCACGTGGCCGAACACGCACGCGCCAAACTCGAACGCAAGCAACTCGACATGCTGGCCGCCAACCACGTCGATGAAACCGTCGGCATCGGTGCCGACGACAACGCGCTGGACCTGATCTGGCCGGGCGGCGACGAGAGCCTGCCACGTGCGTCGAAACCCGAGTTGGCGAAGGCGCTGGTCGCGCGCATCGCCGCCCGTTATCGCGCGCAGGCCCACGCATGA
- a CDS encoding Deoxyuridine 5'-triphosphate nucleotidohydrolase, whose amino-acid sequence MSATVVVVELKRLDPRLGDGIPLPAYATDGSAAMDLRAAPEAAITLAPGDSALVPTGLAIHIADPGWCALILPRSGLGHKHGLVLGNLTGLIDADYQGPLMISCWNRGNAPFTIQPGDRIAQLVVMPVARVAWRMVGDFAPSERGAGGFGSTGVA is encoded by the coding sequence ATGAGCGCAACCGTGGTCGTCGTGGAACTGAAACGCCTCGACCCGCGCCTCGGCGACGGCATTCCGCTGCCCGCTTATGCCACCGACGGCAGCGCCGCGATGGACCTGCGCGCCGCGCCGGAAGCCGCCATCACGCTGGCGCCCGGCGACAGCGCGCTGGTGCCGACCGGGCTTGCGATCCACATCGCCGATCCCGGCTGGTGCGCGCTGATCCTGCCGCGCTCCGGTCTCGGCCACAAGCACGGGCTGGTGCTGGGCAACCTCACCGGCCTGATCGACGCGGACTACCAGGGCCCGCTGATGATCTCGTGCTGGAACCGCGGCAACGCGCCCTTTACCATCCAGCCGGGCGACCGCATCGCGCAGTTGGTGGTGATGCCGGTGGCGCGCGTGGCGTGGCGGATGGTGGGAGACTTCGCACCAAGCGAGCGTGGCGCCGGCGGGTTCGGCTCCACCGGGGTTGCGTGA
- a CDS encoding Oxidoreductase, which yields MTDKTILVTGASAGFGAAIAAQFAENGWRVIAFARRAERLRQLVERFGKERVHTAAFDIRDEAALRAALDALPENFRGIDLLVNNAGLALGTAKAQDCDLAQWRQMIDTNVTALATIARLLLPGLIERRGAIVNISSISGSYPYTGGNVYGGTKAFVTQFSAGLRCDLHGTGVRVTSIEPGMAETEFTLVRTGGDQAASDKLYQGAHPITSRDIADTVWWVANLPSHLNINRIEVMPVSQSAAGLQVARDP from the coding sequence ATGACCGACAAGACCATCCTCGTCACCGGCGCCTCGGCCGGTTTCGGCGCCGCGATCGCGGCGCAATTCGCGGAAAACGGCTGGCGCGTGATCGCCTTCGCGCGGCGTGCCGAGCGCCTGCGGCAACTGGTCGAGCGTTTCGGCAAGGAGCGCGTGCACACCGCCGCGTTCGACATCCGCGACGAAGCCGCGTTGCGTGCCGCGCTGGATGCGCTGCCGGAAAATTTCCGCGGCATCGACCTTTTGGTCAACAACGCCGGCCTCGCGCTCGGCACCGCGAAGGCGCAGGACTGCGACCTCGCGCAATGGCGGCAGATGATCGACACCAACGTCACCGCGCTCGCGACCATCGCGCGGCTGCTGTTGCCGGGATTGATCGAGCGCCGCGGCGCGATCGTCAACATCAGCTCGATTTCCGGCAGTTATCCCTACACCGGCGGCAACGTGTATGGCGGCACCAAGGCTTTCGTCACCCAATTCTCGGCCGGCCTGCGCTGCGACCTGCACGGCACCGGCGTGCGCGTGACCAGCATCGAGCCCGGCATGGCGGAAACCGAATTCACCCTGGTGCGCACCGGCGGCGATCAGGCCGCATCGGACAAGCTCTACCAAGGCGCGCATCCGATCACCAGCCGCGACATCGCCGACACCGTGTGGTGGGTCGCCAACCTGCCATCGCACCTCAACATCAACCGCATCGAAGTGATGCCGGTCAGCCAGTCGGCGGCGGGGCTGCAGGTCGCGCGGGATCCGTAG
- a CDS encoding Arginyl-tRNA synthetase, which produces MKDALRELLLHALDQLRRDGAFDAPPPAFVIERTRSREHGDFACNAALLLAKTLGRKPRDIAGVIAGALPPSDLVERVEIAGPGFINFFLTDAAWRGEIRRVLHEGARYGHSRAGAGRAVGIEFVSANPTGPLHVGHARAAAIGDTLARLYSATGWKVYREFYYNDAGAQINNLALSVQARIQGIEPDDPRWPADGYRGDYIRDVARDYLAGAAVEAGGERITASKNPDDLDAIRRFAVTWLRREQDADLRAFGVAFDVYFLESSLYTDGKVQQVVDRIAAQGHSYEADGALWLRATEFGDDKDRVMRKSDGTYTYFVPDVAYHLSKWERGYKRAITELGADHHGSLARVRAGLQALDIGIPKDWPEYVLHQMVTVVKGGEEVKISKRAGSYVTLRDLIDMAGLDATRYFLIARKSDSQLVFDIDLARSQTNDNPVYYIQYAHARVCSVQRQMHERSIVFEELHALKHLDRLDGEHARAVMVGISRFPETVEAAADNHEPHLLAQYLRELAGAFHVWYNAEQFLVDDEDLRNARVALAYATRQVLANGLGMLGVLAPESM; this is translated from the coding sequence GTGAAAGACGCCCTCCGCGAGCTGTTGCTGCACGCGCTCGACCAGTTGCGTCGCGACGGCGCGTTCGATGCGCCGCCGCCCGCGTTCGTGATCGAGCGCACCCGCTCGCGTGAACACGGCGACTTCGCCTGCAACGCGGCGCTGCTGCTGGCGAAAACCCTGGGCCGCAAGCCGCGCGACATCGCCGGGGTCATCGCGGGTGCGCTGCCACCCAGCGACCTGGTGGAACGCGTCGAGATCGCGGGACCGGGTTTCATCAATTTTTTCCTCACCGATGCCGCGTGGCGCGGGGAAATCCGCCGCGTGCTGCATGAAGGCGCGCGCTACGGCCACAGCCGTGCCGGAGCCGGTCGCGCGGTAGGCATCGAATTCGTGTCGGCCAATCCGACCGGCCCGCTGCACGTCGGCCACGCGCGCGCCGCGGCGATCGGCGACACGCTGGCGCGGCTGTATTCGGCGACCGGCTGGAAGGTCTATCGCGAGTTCTACTACAACGACGCCGGTGCGCAGATCAACAATCTCGCGCTGTCGGTGCAGGCGCGGATCCAGGGCATCGAACCGGACGATCCGCGCTGGCCGGCCGACGGCTACCGCGGCGACTACATCCGCGACGTCGCGCGCGATTACCTCGCTGGCGCCGCGGTCGAGGCCGGCGGCGAGCGCATCACCGCGTCGAAGAACCCCGACGACCTCGACGCGATCCGCCGCTTCGCGGTGACCTGGTTGCGCCGCGAACAGGACGCCGACCTGCGCGCGTTCGGCGTCGCGTTCGACGTGTACTTCCTCGAATCCTCGCTGTACACCGATGGCAAGGTGCAGCAGGTGGTCGATCGCATCGCCGCGCAGGGACACTCCTACGAAGCCGACGGTGCGCTGTGGCTGCGCGCCACCGAATTCGGCGACGACAAGGACCGCGTGATGCGGAAGTCCGACGGCACCTACACGTATTTCGTGCCGGACGTCGCCTATCACTTGTCGAAGTGGGAACGCGGCTACAAGCGTGCGATCACCGAGCTCGGGGCCGATCACCACGGCTCGCTCGCGCGCGTGCGCGCGGGCCTGCAGGCGCTCGACATCGGGATTCCGAAGGACTGGCCCGAATACGTGCTGCACCAGATGGTGACGGTGGTGAAGGGCGGCGAGGAAGTGAAGATTTCCAAGCGCGCCGGTTCCTACGTCACCCTGCGCGACCTGATCGACATGGCGGGGCTGGATGCGACGCGCTATTTCCTGATCGCGCGCAAGAGCGACTCGCAACTGGTGTTCGACATCGACCTCGCACGCTCGCAGACCAACGACAACCCGGTCTATTACATCCAGTACGCGCACGCGCGGGTGTGCTCGGTGCAGCGCCAGATGCACGAGCGTTCCATCGTGTTCGAGGAACTCCACGCGTTGAAGCACCTCGACCGGCTGGACGGCGAGCACGCGCGCGCGGTGATGGTCGGGATTTCACGTTTCCCGGAAACGGTCGAGGCCGCGGCGGACAACCACGAGCCGCATCTGCTGGCACAATATCTGCGCGAATTGGCCGGCGCGTTCCATGTCTGGTACAACGCCGAGCAGTTCCTGGTCGACGACGAGGACCTGCGCAATGCGCGCGTGGCGCTGGCGTACGCGACCCGGCAGGTGCTTGCCAATGGACTCGGCATGCTGGGCGTTTTGGCGCCCGAATCGATGTGA
- a CDS encoding Cardiolipin synthase phosphatidylethanolamine-utilizing, bacterial type ClsC — protein sequence MLFRPRTRLAWAACAFALVLAGCAPLSTRRIAHADRIVALSADRQLDCNRTDRCAQSSPFIAQAGRAIAASTPDHPRNTVTLLNIGQNALAARINLIRAARKSIDIQTYIWSKDDAGMLVLDELVKAARRGVKVRILADQLGSLNDPQLLSRLARASANLHIKLYNPTFDSARSNFVEYTASVLCCFKKFNQRMHNKLFLVDDEVGIVGGRNYANEYYDWDPQLDFLDRDVIVAGVAGLQMEKSFDLFWNNQRSIPLTHLKDVNADILAHPFDAEPWIEPRFADPQRVERIRAQAEDPGFLQTQLLDHSLDVGLVDYFYDLPSKDEAVHGPDSRELTRDLMKMLSDAHDQIVLQTPYLVLTRRAGKVFKALHAKRPPVDVIVSTNSLASTDALPVYALSYKHHKKYLVDFGFHIHELMPHPADAAAMLGDYYRLSGFGSEKSSAHHGGRAPIEPGSPGPRISLHAKSLVVDGRIGMVGSHNFDPRSADYNTEGGVIVDDPAFARQLRDAILRDAAPQNAWLVAPRRPIPIIGDVSQAIGDVSRSLPIFDIWPWAYATDYQLKPGGTPVPATAPDFLENWEPVGDFPQVNLSLTAIVTRFITAFGAGIQGIL from the coding sequence ATGCTGTTTCGTCCGCGAACAAGACTTGCCTGGGCTGCCTGCGCCTTCGCGCTGGTGCTGGCCGGTTGCGCGCCGCTGTCCACCCGCCGCATCGCGCACGCCGATCGCATCGTCGCGCTGTCGGCCGACCGCCAGCTCGACTGCAACCGGACCGACCGTTGCGCGCAGTCGTCGCCATTCATCGCGCAGGCCGGGCGCGCGATCGCGGCGTCCACGCCGGACCACCCGCGCAATACCGTCACCCTGCTCAACATCGGCCAGAACGCGCTGGCGGCGCGCATCAACCTGATCCGCGCGGCGCGGAAGTCCATCGACATCCAGACCTACATCTGGTCGAAGGACGATGCCGGCATGCTGGTGCTGGACGAGCTGGTGAAGGCCGCGCGGCGTGGCGTCAAGGTGCGCATCCTCGCCGACCAGCTTGGTTCGTTGAACGATCCGCAACTGCTTTCGCGGCTCGCGCGTGCCAGCGCCAACCTGCACATCAAGCTCTACAACCCGACTTTCGACAGCGCCCGCAGCAACTTCGTGGAATACACCGCGAGCGTGCTGTGCTGCTTCAAGAAGTTCAACCAGCGCATGCACAACAAGCTGTTCCTGGTGGACGACGAGGTCGGCATCGTGGGCGGGCGCAATTATGCGAACGAGTATTACGACTGGGATCCGCAGCTCGACTTCCTCGACCGTGACGTGATCGTGGCGGGCGTGGCAGGACTCCAGATGGAAAAAAGCTTCGACCTGTTCTGGAACAACCAGCGCTCGATTCCCCTGACCCACCTGAAGGACGTCAACGCCGACATCCTGGCACACCCGTTCGATGCGGAACCCTGGATCGAGCCGCGCTTCGCCGATCCGCAGCGGGTGGAGAGAATCCGCGCGCAAGCCGAGGATCCCGGCTTTCTGCAGACCCAGTTGCTCGACCACAGCCTCGACGTCGGCCTGGTCGATTACTTCTACGACCTGCCGTCCAAGGACGAGGCGGTGCACGGGCCGGATTCGCGCGAACTGACCCGCGACCTGATGAAGATGCTGTCGGACGCGCACGACCAGATCGTGCTGCAGACGCCGTACCTCGTCCTGACGCGCCGCGCCGGCAAGGTCTTCAAGGCGCTGCATGCGAAGCGGCCGCCGGTGGACGTGATCGTGTCCACCAACTCGCTGGCGTCCACCGACGCGCTGCCGGTGTACGCGTTGTCGTACAAGCACCACAAGAAATACCTGGTGGACTTCGGTTTCCACATCCACGAACTGATGCCGCATCCCGCCGACGCCGCCGCGATGCTGGGCGACTATTACAGGCTGTCCGGCTTCGGCTCGGAAAAATCCTCGGCGCACCACGGCGGCCGCGCGCCGATCGAGCCGGGCAGCCCCGGGCCGCGCATCAGCCTGCACGCGAAATCGCTGGTGGTGGACGGGCGCATCGGGATGGTGGGTTCGCACAACTTCGATCCGCGCTCGGCCGACTACAACACCGAGGGCGGCGTGATCGTCGACGACCCCGCGTTCGCGCGGCAATTGCGCGACGCGATCCTGCGCGACGCCGCACCGCAGAACGCGTGGCTGGTGGCGCCGCGGCGTCCGATTCCCATCATCGGCGACGTCAGCCAGGCCATCGGTGATGTCTCGCGCAGCCTGCCGATCTTCGACATCTGGCCGTGGGCCTACGCCACCGATTACCAGTTGAAGCCCGGCGGCACGCCCGTGCCCGCCACCGCCCCGGACTTCCTGGAAAACTGGGAGCCGGTCGGCGACTTCCCCCAGGTCAATCTGTCGCTGACCGCCATCGTCACCCGTTTCATCACCGCCTTCGGGGCGGGCATACAGGGAATCTTGTGA